The stretch of DNA aaaaaaaaatgaaaacccCGAAAACCTAAAAAAACCTGGAAACAGAAAAAGAAACCGAAAGCACATATGTGTTTTTCATCTTTTGGAAGCACACCTGTGTTTTTCACTTTCTGGGAAGCATAATTGTGCTTCACCGTGAAACACAATTGTGCTTATTATTTTCTGGAAAGTACAGGCATGGAAAGCACAAATGTGCTTTTCGCCGAAGCACAATTCTGCTTTTCCGTGAAGCGCAACTATCTCTTTTCACAAGGTATGCTTCACGTGACAAAAACAGAAATAAAATACATTTTTTTAACAAAAACATAGGGAAAACCAAAGAAAATCCAAAAACCTAAATAAACAGAAAAAACACGTGAAAATAAACATGATCATGTGGATGCGCCCAACGCGTGACACTTGGCTGTGACTGGCGCACCATGCGGCGGCCTCCATATGGCCTCACGCATCTGCCGGGACCCCCTCGCAGGAGTACCCGTTGAATAGTCTTTTTTAGGGGTACTCGTTGAATAGTCACTGCGGGGAGGCACTAGGCAGGGGTGGATCTACAAAATGGACAATGTGGGTTGTTGTCCACCCTAAGATTTTAATTAGATCGGCTCATGGAAATTAAAAATGACGGGCTGGATGAGAAAAAGAAATGCCGAACAAATCTCGTCCGACCTTAACTTCTGGCCCAACAAAAACGCACGAACAATCACATTGCGCCTGCGCGCTAGAAGCTCCTATGCAACGCCCTTGGCGCCGGTTGAACCAACTGGCACTCGCACGCGAAAGCTTATGGATTGGCCCAACTATGTTTTTGTTAAATCCATTGACTGGTGGCCCAGTGATCGTTGACCGTCACCTATCATCCCTTGACCAAGAAGAGTTGACTATTGAGTTttacaaaaagaaagaaaaggtAACAAAATGTTAAATCTAGAAAAAAAAAGTTCGTGAATTTGAAAGAAGTTCAGATTTTTTTAAAAGttcacaaaaataaaaaaatgaattgTAAAATGGGTTCACAAGATTTGAAAAAATTCTGTAATTTGAAAATTTTCACAAAATTTGGAAAAAAGGATCAAAGAAGAATTCACTGATTTGAAAAAAAAAAGTTCgcaaatttgatttttttttcaaattcttgAAAAGTTCACGAAATAAAGCGAACAAtgaaataataataaataaaaagGATAAACGAAAATAAAAGGAGGAGACCGGAAAACTCATGCTGGGAAAAAACGAGAAAACCCGCCCAGAAAAACCGGCAGAATGTTCCCCAAAAAACGGTGACAAAAAGACCTACATGGGCTGGCCCATTTTGATATGTAGTGCTGTGGATGTAAGTAGCGCATAAGGCGCCAATTAGGATTTGGGCTGCGCGCCACTGCCTCCGCCGCTTCTGATCACGACGGCTCGCTACCTGCTCGTCGGTCGCTGtcgccgcctgcctcgccgcTCCTCCCCGCCCGGCGCCCATCGCCACCTCGCCCCAGCCAGCTGAAATTTCTGATAGGGTTCAATTTTCACCCTCTACGTCGGCCGTTGCTCCGTTAATCAGGGCAGGAAATGGCTCGCACGACCACTCCGCTCTCGGCGCTGCTCCGCGGCCTCTCTTCCCGCCCTTCCCACTCCCCCGCATTCCACGCCGCGCTGCTCAAGTCATCTTCCCTCTCCAGCCCCATCCCGGCCACCGCCCTCCTTACCGCCTACGCAAAAGCCGGCCTCCCAGGCGCCGCCTCCCGCCTGTTTGACGAAATGCCCGTGCGCGACGCCGTTGCCTGGAACGCGCTCCTTGCATGCCATGTCCGTCACGCGCGCTGCGGTGCCGTCGCTGAAGTCTTCCGCGGCATGGCGGCTGCCGGGTTCGCGCCAACGGCCGCCACCCTCTGCACCATGCTCAAGGCCTGTGCTTCCTCCCGCGCAGTCCGCCCCGGCCGCCAGGTTCATGCGCGGACAGTTCTTGCATGCCACGGTGATGTCATTATGACGACAGCTCTTGTTGATCTCTACATGAGCTGCGGCTGTGTCGAGGAGGCGAAGAGGCTGTTTATCCACACGGACTGCCCCAAGGACGTGGCGCTGTGCAACTCTGTTCTTTCAGGATGCGTGGAGAATGGCCAGTTCCGGGAGGCTTTCTTGATGCTGAGGGGAATTGAACTCAATGGAATCACACTGACTTGCGCTCTCACAGCTTGCTCAGCCGCAGCAAATCTGGCATACGGCCTTCAAGTGCACTGCAAGGTTCTCCGATGCGGGTTTGATTCTGAGACTGTCCTATGCAATGCACTTATTGACATGTATGCAAAGTGTGGGCGGACAACGGCTGCACGTGTGGTGTTTGATCGGATGACTTGCAGAAACATTGTTTCCTGGTCTAGCATGATTGATGGTTATAGTCGCCATGGGCATGGCAAAGAGGCTTTGGATTTGTTTGAGGGGATGGAGAAAGCTGTACCCATTGTCTTGCCTAATGCTATTACATTTCTTGCTGTTCTCTCAGCTTGTGGACACTCTGGTCTTGTGGATGAAGGCCGGTCCAAGTTACATCTGATGAAAAGAAAGTATGCAATTGATCCAGGACCAGAGCACTACGCATGTTTTATTGACATGTTAGGCCGGGCAGGACTGATTGATGAGGCATGGGATCTCTACTGTTGTTTACATTCGAATAAAAGTCAGCTCCATGGTGCAATCTGTGTGGCTATGCTGAATGCATGTATGGCTAACATGGATGTGGCAAGAGGAAACATGGTTGCTGAGCATATTATGGAGGTTGATCCACAGAATCCTCGAAATCTTGTGTTAATATCAAATTTTCACGCTGCTGCTGAACAATGGTCTATATCAGATGGATCAAGGAAGGTTATAATGGACAAGGGTCTCAATAAAGAAGCAGCTAGTAGTCATGTCTCCATTGGCTAAAATTAATTTACACAAATATGGAGGTACAGTTCATCGACTTACCTGCATACACTATAAGAGTGTAATCAACAATTGCTTTTTCTTTTAAAACAAACCTACAAATCAATGTTGCTAACTGGTTCGTGGCGGGGCCTTTTTTTATATTTAAAATCTATTATTGCTTGAACCCAGCCTGAAACATTCAGTTTATCTTGGTTCTTAAGTGCTTAACTGGGTCCTACGACAGTTGCGATTATTTGATACGTGTACAAGGACTAAATGTGAACCAGCATAGTGAGGTCACATGATCATCATCTGGAATTGTCAAAAATTGTTTCAGCAAAACTCTATCCTGCACAGATTAGTTTAGGTTTTAAGCATGTGTAACTTGCACACCAAAACAGAGGTGAAATAACCAATTTCAACATCTGCTTAGCTTGATGGTTCCTGGAGATCAAGTTCTGCTGGTACATGAATATAGGCTATGACAGTATTCTGAAATTAATCGTCAAATTTAATATTGGTGGTACTAACTGAAGTACATGTCCTTTTCTGAATATAATGGTGAAGTGTAATCAAAATTTGGATCCTAAAGTGCAGTCATTTATCTGACAAAAGCCTCATTTTACAAGTTTCCCTGGTCCTCCTAGCAGTATAATTACTCCATTTATCCCTTTGTTCAGAACAAGCATCTAACAATACACATGACAGAGCAACACCACAGAGGCTTTAAGTTTCaggacatgttagtattttcataGATAGGGTGCATGTGAACCTGTTAAATCAGCGTAAAGGTACATGTGCTAACAGGTAGTGATCTTGGTTGAAATAATTCCCTATAGATGCTTCTGTAGTCTACAAATCAATATCATGACGAGTACACCTTGTATTTGAACATGCTGTGAATCACTACCTACTTTGCATGACAAGATGAACTAATTGTCTAATTTTATCCTCATGCATGTTGACAAGAACAAGATACTACATGATCGTGGCTTACATGACATGCAACTTGGCTATTCTTGACTTTAGCCTACTGCTATGACAGTTTAGAAATTACATGGTTATGTATTTCTTTGATCAGTCTATTGAACTGAAACACAAAACACATGATAATATAATATTGTCCTTGGCCTGTAGTTTACTTCTATGTGATGCCTTGAGAAGAAAAGGTGAAAAATATGAGAACAGATGCAATGTAATCTGCTCCTAGAAGATTTTACGATGGATATGAAATTGGATATTTCAGTATCCACAACCACACAATAATCTACTCCCTCGTCCCATATTAATTATTCATCCATTTCAGCGTCAATTaatatgggacggagggagtatgatgcaATCAACTATTTGAAGTTGCAGGTCAATGTAATTTAATTATACCATTGCTGGTTTACATATTTAAGTGAGTTCGGGCTAATCTTCATGCTATTTCTCACCACACCTCACTAAACTTGTCTCTGAAGTAACATTTATGCAATGGATCATGATAGTTTACGATATATCATTGTACTCTTGCTGCTGGTGCTtccttagggcatctccagccggcCCCCCGGATGCCCCCCACGAGCACTTTTTGGACGCCGGCGCTTAATTTTTCTCCTAGCCGGGACCCCAAGAGCTCAAATAGCGCCGGATTTGGCCGAAGTTACGTTCGGCGATCCCGATCCAAACCCAAAAAGCCGGGGGGCACTTGGGGGCGCCGGCGCTCCTTTTTGCATGCAAAACCCCCACATGTCGGCCTCTCTCCTCACTCTCTCTCCTCTTTTTCCTGCTAGGCGCACCCGTGCATGTGGGAATCTTTCCCTCGCCCAGCCCCGCCTTCTCCATCCCGCCCCGCCGAGCTCGCCGCCCCGCCTGCTCCGCCCGCGCGCTCGCCTCCGCCCCCGCAGCCTCCCCCGCCGGCTCGCGCTCGCGCCCTCCTCTGCTCCTCCAGGTCGCCTCCCCCG from Triticum urartu cultivar G1812 chromosome 3, Tu2.1, whole genome shotgun sequence encodes:
- the LOC125548701 gene encoding pentatricopeptide repeat-containing protein At5g66500, mitochondrial-like, with the protein product MARTTTPLSALLRGLSSRPSHSPAFHAALLKSSSLSSPIPATALLTAYAKAGLPGAASRLFDEMPVRDAVAWNALLACHVRHARCGAVAEVFRGMAAAGFAPTAATLCTMLKACASSRAVRPGRQVHARTVLACHGDVIMTTALVDLYMSCGCVEEAKRLFIHTDCPKDVALCNSVLSGCVENGQFREAFLMLRGIELNGITLTCALTACSAAANLAYGLQVHCKVLRCGFDSETVLCNALIDMYAKCGRTTAARVVFDRMTCRNIVSWSSMIDGYSRHGHGKEALDLFEGMEKAVPIVLPNAITFLAVLSACGHSGLVDEGRSKLHLMKRKYAIDPGPEHYACFIDMLGRAGLIDEAWDLYCCLHSNKSQLHGAICVAMLNACMANMDVARGNMVAEHIMEVDPQNPRNLVLISNFHAAAEQWSISDGSRKVIMDKGLNKEAASSHVSIG